One region of Burkholderia pyrrocinia genomic DNA includes:
- a CDS encoding DUF429 domain-containing protein: MRSARSVGSAARQPAAVAGVDVGGDRKLCDLVILRGSTVVCRERRIAPEALPALCLAHDVMVVGVDAPSLWWAGSGRRAAEQALARERISCFPTPSREQAVASTSGFFDWMFIGERVYRSLADAYPLLTGAHYAGGRASFETYPYAITCALLGKAVASAKQKRNQRRQLLERLGIDVSTLLSVDARDATLCALTAQYVIDGSAHAYGDAEGGYIRVPIVSETIVLDSL; the protein is encoded by the coding sequence ATGCGATCGGCCCGATCCGTCGGATCCGCCGCACGGCAACCGGCTGCCGTGGCGGGTGTCGACGTCGGGGGCGACAGGAAGCTATGCGATCTCGTGATCCTGCGCGGGTCGACGGTCGTTTGCCGCGAACGGCGGATCGCGCCCGAGGCGTTGCCTGCGCTGTGCCTCGCCCATGACGTCATGGTCGTTGGCGTCGACGCGCCGAGCCTGTGGTGGGCGGGAAGCGGGCGCCGGGCGGCCGAGCAGGCGCTCGCGCGCGAACGGATCTCGTGCTTTCCGACGCCGTCGCGGGAGCAGGCGGTCGCGAGCACGTCTGGCTTCTTCGACTGGATGTTCATCGGAGAGCGTGTCTACCGCTCGCTCGCGGATGCCTATCCGTTGCTGACCGGCGCGCACTATGCGGGCGGGCGCGCGAGCTTCGAAACCTATCCGTACGCGATTACCTGCGCGCTGCTGGGCAAGGCGGTTGCATCGGCAAAGCAGAAGCGCAACCAGCGCCGGCAATTGCTGGAGCGACTGGGAATCGATGTGTCGACGCTGCTATCCGTCGATGCGCGAGACGCGACCCTGTGTGCGCTGACGGCGCAATACGTCATCGATGGAAGCGCGCATGCGTATGGCGATGCAGAGGGTGGATATATCCGTGTGCCGATCGTGAGCGAGACGATCGTGCTCGACTCGTTGTAG
- a CDS encoding HD domain-containing protein yields MKKLVAAIAFAADKHRNQRRKDEEASPYINHPIALADVLANEAGVEDERVIVAAVLHDTVEDTETTEQELLRLFGKDVADIVMEVTDDKSLPKDERKRLQVEHAATISRRAKLVKLADKICNLRDIARHPPADWPLERKQAYFDWAKSVVDPMRGVHPGLEAIFDAAYGARPAD; encoded by the coding sequence ATGAAAAAGCTGGTAGCCGCGATCGCGTTCGCGGCGGACAAGCATCGCAATCAGCGGCGCAAGGACGAAGAAGCGTCGCCGTACATCAATCATCCGATCGCGCTTGCCGACGTGCTGGCCAACGAAGCCGGCGTCGAGGACGAACGCGTGATCGTCGCGGCCGTGCTGCACGACACGGTCGAGGATACGGAGACGACCGAGCAGGAGCTGCTGCGGCTGTTCGGCAAGGACGTGGCGGACATCGTAATGGAAGTCACGGACGACAAGTCGCTGCCGAAGGACGAGCGCAAGCGCCTGCAGGTCGAGCATGCGGCTACCATCAGCCGGCGCGCCAAGCTCGTGAAGCTGGCCGACAAGATCTGCAACCTGCGCGACATCGCGCGGCATCCGCCCGCGGACTGGCCGCTCGAGCGCAAGCAGGCGTACTTCGACTGGGCGAAGTCGGTCGTCGATCCGATGCGCGGCGTGCATCCCGGTCTCGAGGCCATTTTCGACGCCGCGTACGGCGCACGGCCCGCGGACTGA